TACTTCACCGCCCGCGATCGCCGTTTCGCCGAAGTGGTCCAGCAATGGCGCGACCGGGGCTGGGTAGCCGAATGGTCGCCCAGCCTCTACAACGCCTCCGAAGGCGGCCTGCTGCCCTCCCCCGACGAGCAGATCCGCTGGGTCGGAACCCCGCGCATGAGCGCCATCACCCGCGCCCTGCTCGGCGCCCTGCCGGTGAACTTCGCCTGCCGCATCACCGAAGTCTTCCGCGGTGAGCGCCACTGGGGCCTGCAGGACGCCGAAGGGCTCAGCCACGGCCCCTTCAGCCACGTCATCATCGCCACGCCGGCGCCCCAGGCGGCCGCCCTCCTGGCCGCCGCGCCGAAACTGGCCGGTGCCGCCGCCAGCGTCGCCATGGACCCGACCTGGGCCGTGGCGCTGGGCTTCTCCGAAACCCTGGACACCCAGGTCGAGGGCTGCTTCATCCAGGACAACCCGCTGGACTGGGTGGCCCGCAACCGCTCCAAGCCCGGTCGTGAGTCCAGCCTCGACACCTGGGTGCTGCATGCCACCAGCAACTGGAGCCGCCAGCACCTGGACTCGCCCAAGGAAGCGGTGATCGAGCAACTCCATGGCGCCTTCGCGGAAATGATCGGCTGCGCCGTTCCAGCGCCGACCTTCTCCCTGGCCCACCGCTGGCTCTATGCGCGGCCGAGCCAGGCGCACCAATGGGGTGCACTGGCGGACGCCGACCTGGGCCTCTACGCCTGCGGCGACTGGTGCCTCTCGGGCCGCGTCGAAGGCGCCTGGCTCAGCGGCCAGGAAGCGGCTCGCCGTCTGCTCGAACACCTGTGAACCGGCCACGTCTTAATCCCCGCAAGCTGCTGCTCTCCAAATGGACGGCCGTCGAGCCGTCCAACCGCGAAAAACATTTCATCGTCAGCCGGCTCATCGAGGATGAGGCCGGCGTCGTGCATGCCGTCGAACTCGAAGCGGTGCACAGCCACCGACTTCAGGTACTTCCCTGGCGCGAACTCGCCGACATCCGCCGCTGGCTCATCGGCTGGCGCTGACCCCTTCCCCTCCAAAACTTGTACAAGACAATTGACTTGTACAGGTTTGTCTCTATGATCATCTAAAAGCTGTACACGAAACAAGAGTTGTATAACTCATGTCCAGGTAAGCATCCATGTCCACGCCCTTCGATCTGTCACCGCGCCCCACATTGGGCATCAGCGCCTGCCTGCTGGGCGACCCCGTGCGCTTCAACGGGGGACACAAGGAATCACGGCTGTGCAGCCACGACCTGGCCCGGTACTTCGATTTCGTTCCTTTGTGCCCCGAAGTGGCCATCGGCCTCGGCATCCCCCGCGAGCCCATTCGCCTGGTGGGCGATCCGGACAGCCCGCGCGCAGTCGGCACGCGCCGCCCGGAGAACGACCACACCGATGCCCTGCTGGAGTTCGGCCGGACCAAGGCGAATCAACTGGATGGCATCAGCGGCTACATCTTCATGCAGAAATCCCCGTCCTGCGGGCTGGAGCGGGTCAAGGTCTATCAGGACAACGGCTACCCGGCGGAAGGTGGCGGACGCGGCCTCTTCGCGAAAGCATTCTGCGCCAGCCGGCCGGACCTGCCGGTTGAAGAGGACGGCCGCCTCAACGACCCGGTCTTGAGGGAAAACTTCCTCACCCGCGTCTATGCCTACGCGCAATGGCAAGCGCTACGCCGCGAAGGTCTGAGCCACAAGGCCATCCTCGATTTCCACGCCCGCTACAAATACCAGCTGATGGCCAATGACCCGGTGCAGTACAAGGCCCTTGGCCGCCTGCTGGGCAGCATCGGCGAGCACCGGGTGGAGGACATCGCCCCGCGCTACTTCTCGGCGCTGATGGCCGCCCTGAAGAAATGCGCGACCCGTCGCACCCACAGCAACGTGCTGCAGCACCTGTGCGGGTACCTGAAGCGTCACCTCAGCCGCGACGAGAAGGCCGAACTGCTGCGCCTCATCGACCAGTACCGCAGCGGCATCATTCCGCTGGTAGTGCCCATCACCCTGCTCAAGCACCACTTCCACGGCCACCCGGATCGCTACATCGCGCAGCAGGCCTACCTGCAGCCGCATCCGGAAGAACTCAGCCTGCGCAACGCCCTCTAGCCATGGACGACACCCCGGACTCCCCGACGGACAACGACTACCAGGCCGCCCTGGCCCGGGGCCTGTTGCCGATCCGTGAAGTGGCGCGCCAGACCGGCGTGAACCCCGTGACCCTGCGGGCCTGGGAGCGCCGCTACGGGCTGGTGACGCCCCTGCGCACGACCAAGGGGCACCGCCTCTATACCCTGGAGGAAGTGGCTCGCATCCGTCACATCCTCACCTGGCTGGACCGGGGCGTCGCGGTGGGCCAGGTGAAGGGACTGCTGAAGGAACAGGTCCCCCAGGCGCCGTCAGAGTCCTCCCCGGCGTCCCCCTGGGAGGAACAACGCCAGCACCTGCTGGAAGCCGTCGGCAACCTGGCCGAGCGCCAGCTGGACGAGCGCTTCAATGCCGCCCTGGCGCTCTACCCGCCGCTGACCCTCTACCGGCAACTGCTGGGTCCCCTGCTCGCGGAACTGGAACAACGCTGGCACGGCCAGTTCGGCGGCCAGGTGGAACGGGTGTTCCTGCACTCCTGGCTGCGCACCAAGCTCGGCGCCCGGCTGTACCACCACAACCGACAGTTCAGCGGCGCCCCGGTGCTGATGGTCAACCTCTCCGACCTGCCCCTGGAGCCCGGACTCTGGCTGACGGCCTGGCTGGCCAGCAACGCCGGTTGTGTGGTGGACGTCTTCGACTGGCCGGTGCCGCCATCGGAACTGGCCGTGGCGGTCGCCCGCATCCGTCCCCGGGCCCTGCTGCTCTACTCCAGCCAGCCCTTCGCCGCCGGCCAGTTGCCCCGGTTGCTGACCGGCCATGCCTGCCCCTGCGTACTGGCCGGCCCCGCCGTCGCCATCCACCGGGCCGAACTCGAACCCGACGTCCTCCTGGCCGATGGTCCGCTGGACGCCCTGCAGAG
This genomic window from Pseudomonas furukawaii contains:
- a CDS encoding NAD(P)/FAD-dependent oxidoreductase, which gives rise to MTAPIAIIGTGIAGLSAAQALIAAGQNVELFDKSRGSGGRMASKRTDAGSVDLGAQYFTARDRRFAEVVQQWRDRGWVAEWSPSLYNASEGGLLPSPDEQIRWVGTPRMSAITRALLGALPVNFACRITEVFRGERHWGLQDAEGLSHGPFSHVIIATPAPQAAALLAAAPKLAGAAASVAMDPTWAVALGFSETLDTQVEGCFIQDNPLDWVARNRSKPGRESSLDTWVLHATSNWSRQHLDSPKEAVIEQLHGAFAEMIGCAVPAPTFSLAHRWLYARPSQAHQWGALADADLGLYACGDWCLSGRVEGAWLSGQEAARRLLEHL
- a CDS encoding TIGR02450 family Trp-rich protein, which translates into the protein MNRPRLNPRKLLLSKWTAVEPSNREKHFIVSRLIEDEAGVVHAVELEAVHSHRLQVLPWRELADIRRWLIGWR
- a CDS encoding YbgA family protein: MSTPFDLSPRPTLGISACLLGDPVRFNGGHKESRLCSHDLARYFDFVPLCPEVAIGLGIPREPIRLVGDPDSPRAVGTRRPENDHTDALLEFGRTKANQLDGISGYIFMQKSPSCGLERVKVYQDNGYPAEGGGRGLFAKAFCASRPDLPVEEDGRLNDPVLRENFLTRVYAYAQWQALRREGLSHKAILDFHARYKYQLMANDPVQYKALGRLLGSIGEHRVEDIAPRYFSALMAALKKCATRRTHSNVLQHLCGYLKRHLSRDEKAELLRLIDQYRSGIIPLVVPITLLKHHFHGHPDRYIAQQAYLQPHPEELSLRNAL
- a CDS encoding MerR family transcriptional regulator; translated protein: MDDTPDSPTDNDYQAALARGLLPIREVARQTGVNPVTLRAWERRYGLVTPLRTTKGHRLYTLEEVARIRHILTWLDRGVAVGQVKGLLKEQVPQAPSESSPASPWEEQRQHLLEAVGNLAERQLDERFNAALALYPPLTLYRQLLGPLLAELEQRWHGQFGGQVERVFLHSWLRTKLGARLYHHNRQFSGAPVLMVNLSDLPLEPGLWLTAWLASNAGCVVDVFDWPVPPSELAVAVARIRPRALLLYSSQPFAAGQLPRLLTGHACPCVLAGPAVAIHRAELEPDVLLADGPLDALQSLTDLGLLHHR